The genomic stretch GCTCGACGTGCCGTAGGCGACGCGGCGCCGTCAGGGCGGCGGCACGCTGCGCCGGCGGAGCTGCTCGGCGATCTCCCGCGCCACCTGCTCGGGATCGATGCCGTGCTCCTCGAGGAGCCGTCGCGCGTCGTCGGGCGAGGTGAGCGGCGCCTCCGCGAGCGTGGACGTCGTCGTCGGGCGCGGCGGTGCGGTCGTGGTGACGGCGGTGGACGGCGGCGCGGCGAGCGTCGTCGACGTGGTCGTCGTCGTGGCCGCGGACCCGACCGCGGTCTCCTCGGGCGGGCGCGCGCGGGCGAGCAGCAGCACGACGACGAGGAGCGCCGCCGCGCCGAGCACGGCGAGCCGCATCAGGCCGACGCCCGGGCCGACGCCATCGACGGCGACAGCGCGCGGCGCTGCACCTTGCCGTTGCGCGTCCGTGGCAGCACGTCGACGAGATACACGATGCGCGGCGCCTTGTAGGCGGCGAGATGCTCGCGCGCCCAGGCGAGCACGGCGTCGGGCGTGAGGCCCGAGCCGGGGCGCGGCACGACGTAGGCGGTGACCAGCGTCTTGTCGCCGCCGACGTCCTCGCCGACCGCCGCCGCTTCGGCGACGGCGGGATGGGCCGAGAGCACGCGGTCGACCTCGTGCGGCGAGACGCGGTAGCCGAAGGTGTTGATGAGGTCGTCGCGCCGGCCGAGGAACCAGAGGTAGCCGTCGGCGTCGCGACGCGCCCAGTCGCCGGTGAGAAACCACTCGCCGCGGAAGCAGCGCGCCGTCTCCTCGGGCTGGTTCCAGTAGCGCAGCAGCAGCGCCGGGTCCGTGCGCGGGATGCAGAGCATGCCCTCGGCGCCGTCCGGCACCGCGGCGAGCGTCTCGGGATCGAGGAGACGCACGTCGTGGCCGGGCTGCGCGAAGCCGGCGGAGCCGGGGCGGATCGGGCGCGAGCGCGTCGTGCACAGGTAGTAGGAGCACTCGGTCATGCCGAGCGCCTCGTAGACGTCCCGGCCGAAGCGCGCGCGCCACGCGGTCAGCACCTCCGACGGCAGCGGCTCGCCCGCGCTCATGCAGTGGCGCAGCGTCGGCACGTCGGCGGCGCCGGCGGCCGTCTTCTGGAGGATCTGCCGGTAGATCGTCGGCACGGCGATGAAGATCGTGGCGCCGTGGCGGGCGATGCGCGCCGGCCAGGCCGTCGCGTCGGCCGCGCCCTCGTGCACGATCGTGGTGTGCCCGCGGTAGAGCGGATCCATCATCCCGGTGCCCAGCGTGTAGGTCCAGTTGTACTTGCCCGCGTGCAGCACGCGGTCGC from bacterium encodes the following:
- a CDS encoding acyl-CoA synthetase — its product is MTPFPPWVWNVPERFNVGAACTDAHAGSPVADRPAVIVDDDVAGVLQLTYAELADRVARMTGLVARLGLAPGDRVLVRLPNCLAYPVAFLGALRAGLVAVPTSTQLTADEVRWITQDAGAAAIVCDRATWRALHDDLEAQPTLRHALLVGDGEAPAGRRLAVADFETALAAASPAPPHDTRADDPAYLVYTSGTTGFPKGVLHAHRALLGRQPSSTYWFDFRPEGDRVLHAGKYNWTYTLGTGMMDPLYRGHTTIVHEGAADATAWPARIARHGATIFIAVPTIYRQILQKTAAGAADVPTLRHCMSAGEPLPSEVLTAWRARFGRDVYEALGMTECSYYLCTTRSRPIRPGSAGFAQPGHDVRLLDPETLAAVPDGAEGMLCIPRTDPALLLRYWNQPEETARCFRGEWFLTGDWARRDADGYLWFLGRRDDLINTFGYRVSPHEVDRVLSAHPAVAEAAAVGEDVGGDKTLVTAYVVPRPGSGLTPDAVLAWAREHLAAYKAPRIVYLVDVLPRTRNGKVQRRALSPSMASARASA